The following nucleotide sequence is from Anopheles stephensi strain Indian chromosome 3, UCI_ANSTEP_V1.0, whole genome shotgun sequence.
gtttttttttccccccgattACGATCTGATGAACGATCGGTTCACTGAACCGAACAATGTGCGTGTCCTGTGACAAAGTTTGCCTTCGTTGGGCTGGAGGTGGTTTACCTCCCAGCATCAATGAGTGTCAGAATATCCTTGAACCGACAGCACGGAGTAGTAACGGAACTTCCCGCATATCGACGCCATGATGACATTGACCAGTACACGAGGCAACATCCGTGCAAAAGGCTCTCTCAAAAAGACCGCATACGCACGCGCCTTTTTGCAGTGATTTACGGATGCGTACACATGCGCGTCGCGCCCGTATCGGCATCTCTCCACCGGTGTCAACAATGCGTTGGGCAGAACCGTGTTCAGTTAAcgctgcagcaacagcatcagtaTGATTCAGCGTTAGCCACTGCTCCGGGGGCTGTATACAACCATTTAAATGGCGACAGTGCGGCCCGTGCCCATCTCGGGTGAGCAGCGCGGTATGCGGAACGGTATTTGCGAGACGCGGTGTGAGAACTCGCGGGCCACACGCTGCATTACGCGgatataaaattataatttttctcCGATCACAGATTAGTTCGATTTGTTGCGCCGACTGAAACAGAACGCGGGATCGTACCGGTGGACGTGTGCTAACCGAGTTACTTGTGGTTGTGGCTGACAGAAGCAAAAACGTGGTATGCATAATAACGACAGTGTTGTGAAAATAGTTAGGAAAACAAAGAGATATTTGAGGAAAACATGTTCGGTGGTGTGCGATCTTTCGATAAGGACTTACGATAAGTGTTTTGAAAAGGACTCTCTTCGCCGTGGCAGCATATTATAAGCTAGTGGAATGGACGATCGATTATCATTTAATTGGATGCTCGATGGTTGTCCGCTCGTGCGTgatgaatgttttattcatattCACGTTGCTGCATAAATTAATGCCAACTGTGACATCTTTATGTTTGAATCCAGATCAATTGGAACCCGTTTTACGAACGTCATCACTACACATTACCATAGtacagcaaaacagcaacaaagaGCTTTACATCCTAGAGAGGAacgatttaaaataattagaCTAATTCTTCAATCATTGTCGTTAGCGTGACGTCTATCGAGCATTATAGATAGGTAAATGTTTTAATAGGGTGTTTACGTACACGTGATCAAGAGCGATCTTTCTTGTGCGAAACGTGACACACCTCGATCGCGATACAGAGAAAGGGAAAGTTTACGCATTTCACCTGACAGAACTCTTCTGAGTTACTCGATCGATTGTGACTAGCGAATGAGGATGACTCACGTTTAACAACAAAGCATTTCCCATTGGCCACTTCCTTGATCTCACACGATCGCGTTCGGTAGCTTCGGTATAGATGTAGGCAAATTATTAACCGCCCATTTTTGCGTCTGAATCATGTACAACGGCACACGCAAGCTTTACACTCAAGCTGCTCAAGCTTAGGAAAGTCGCAAACAATGCTTGGCAGAACATCACTTTTCCCGTGCTCATACTGTTGTTTTCCGTTGATTTTTCTCTCACGCTCAGAGACAAATCATCGCGATGGGCAAACGGTCGCTCGTGTTGATCGTGCTGATGGCAAGTGTTTGCACGCGCCAGGTGCATTCGCTGGACTTGGGAGGCTTTTTCAAAACGACGAGTGACGTCGCGAAGGTGGCAGCTAAAACGGCCAAGGGAGTGGCCGAGAACATACCGCAGATATTTTCACCGGAGCAGTTGCTCGAGTTTAGCAAGCAATCGATCATTGGCCTGCCGGCGGAAGCGATCGCCGCCACGATCAATCAAATATGTAAGTTggatgatggttttttttttggggacaGGCTTTTTAGCCAACCAACCAGTAGTAATTGGGTAATTTGATTTTAACCCGGGTAAGGTTCCGTGGCACTGCTGTCGAATGCGACCGCGTCCGAGAACAGCGTCAACATAACCGACATGAACTACATCCTGATGACGGAAGACAATAACGTTACGATACCGCTGCTGGAGTCGGATGATTTGTGGAAGGATGAGCTGTTCAACAAATCGTACGATACGGTCATACTGGTTACCGGCTGGACGTCGAACGTGAACGAACCGAATCGGGCGATCGATACGATCTACAACGCGTATAAGGCACGTGGCGGCTACAACTTCGTCGTTATAGATACAGCCGAGTATGTGGACACACTGTACACCTGGTCCGCGTTCAACACGAACGATCTTGGCGAAGGTTTGGCGGACGGATTGAAGGGATTAATTCAGTACGTGCCACTGGAGAAGATTCACCTGATCGGTAAGTGGACCACCAGCAGGAAGTCACACCCCGCCAAGAACTAAGGCCAGATTCGGTTCCGTAGGCCACAGCTTAGGTGCACACATTGTGGGTGCTGCAGGGCGCTACTTCCAGtacaaaacgaacaaaacgaTTCCCCGCATTACGGGACTGGATCCGGCGAATCCTTGCTTCAATGAGGGAGAATCGCTGAGCGGCATTCAGCGGGGTGATGCGGACTTTGTGGACATCATCCACACGAACGCCAAGGTGCTGGGCAAGCGTGATCCGATAGGTGATGCCGATTTTTATCCCAACGGGTGAGATATCTCTCGGTCTAACGCTTGCAAAGTGAATGTACTAATTTATTGACCTTTTTTTAGCGTTGTTTCGGTCCAACCTGGATGCATCGATCCATCGTGTAAGTAGAAACATATCGACTCCTATTTTTTGGAAAATACAATCTAATAGGTTTACTTCTACCTCCCTGACAGGTTCTCATAAGCGTGCCTGGGAGCTTTATGCTGAGACGGTGTATCCCGAAACCGAAAAGAGTCTGCTGGCCGTTAAGTGCAATTCACTGCTTTCGCTCAAAACTGGCGGTTGCATAGGTAATCCGATTCCGCTCGGCTTTGCCTGTCCCAAAACGGCCAAAGGAAACTTTTTCCTGAAGACGAACGACAAATCACCATTCGCTGTAGCTTCGACGTCGGAATGAACACGAACAACTTGCTGATTTTGGGTGCTAGGAAGGTACGCTgttctgttgttgtttattgttgGCTGCAGCACATGTTATGGAGTGGAGCATGGTTGAGTGGAAATGTTTCGAAGTTTGTTTAAAGCGTTTGTATGCAAGCGAagataattgaaataaattgagTTTGCAAAGTAATGTGGAAAGTTTGTTTTGAACATGTTTAAATGAATGTTGATAACGAGcgaataaataatattatgttttcaattaaaagtcTAAATGAATGTTCATTATAGCCACCAGGTAAAGAAATCATCACTTTTGAATTTTTTGGGGTCACGAGTTGTTGTTGAaaaagaaatgggaaaaaaaggataaaaacaCGGCTTGATCGTGACTCTCATGCGTAAGTTGTACCATTCTGATTTAAGAAATCAAATCTCCGAACTACATTTTGTGAACGTAAATACGAATGAAATGAAGATTCATAACAAACACCTATTACTATAACTGTAAATCGTActaagaaaaatacaaaaatatctCAAATGTACTAAAAAATAACGGTCATTTgagaattttcaaatttaatttgaattcaAATATTGCCGGCTTGGATTGAGTTTCAAGTACTGAACTATGCGATATAGCCAATTATGACAAACTGACactttaaattgttttccatcgaccggcaaaagtaaataaattattcctgAGGATTTGCGAGGAATTTCTTTAGCAAATAAGAACGTTCTATTGCATATTTGCAGTATCTCAACATTTAAACGCGTTTCATTACGCGCTTTAACACTCTTTTCCCACCAAATGTAAGTGAAGTTGCATCAAAACAATGAGCAGCAGCTGAAAGATTTGCTTCTGCTGTTTTCAGATTTGTGCAGTACCTACAGTAATCtccagcagaagcagaagcatCTCAATCCCGGTAGAATGGAAGTTGCTTCGGCGAATAATGATCATTTGAGCAAGCGCTGGAACCACCTGCGGAAAATCCTGGAACGGTCCGGTCCGTTCTGTCACCCTAACTTTACCGCTTCGTCGGAAACTTTGGAATTTTTGCTGAACACTTGCAAAATTCTCGTTATTGGTAAGCATTGCTCGGCTTGCGTTTGACCCGTATGTAAGTGGTATGATTGTAAAATCGTTTCAGGCGCCGGAGGGCTGGGCTGTGAACTGTTGAAAGATCTAGCGCTGATGGGCTTTCGCGATATTCACGTAATCGATATGGATACGATCGAGCTTTCGAATCTGAACCGGCAGTTTCTGTTCCGAAGAACGGACATCGGCAAATCCAAAGCACAGTGTGCGGCCGCCTTCATTAATGGGCGCGTCCCGGGATGTGTCGTAACGCCACATTTTTGCAAAATCCAGGACTTTGACTCTTCCTTCTACCGGCAGTTCCACATCATCGTGTGCGGATTGGATTCAATAGTCGCTCGTCGGTGGATAAATGGCATGCTCATATCGATGCTGGAGTACGAGGAGGATGGTTCGGTCGATGAGACCTCCGTCATTCCGCTGATCGATGGTGGTACGGAAGGTTTCAAAGGCAACGCTCGTGTGATTCTGCCCGGAATGACGGCGTGCATAGACTGTACCCTGGACCTGTTTCCACCGCAGGTCAACTATCCACTCTGCACTATTGCCAACACACCCAGACTGCCCGAGCACTGCATCGAGTACGTGAAGATTATCCAATGGCCAAAGGAAACTCCCTTCGGTGTGGACATTGCCCTGGATGGTGACGATCCGCAGCACGTCAGCTGGGTGTACGAGAAGGCACAGGAAAGGGCAAACAGCTTCAACATAACCGGGCTGTCGTACCGTTTGGTGCAGGGAGTGCTGAAGAACATTATACCGGCCGTTGCCAGTACCAATGCGGTGATTGCGGCAGCCTGCGCAACGGAAGTGTTTAAGATAGCGTCGAGCTGCTGTGAACCGCTGAACAACTATATGGTGTTTAACGACGTGGATGGAATCTACACCTATACGTATGAGGCGGAAAAACGGTCCGACTGCTTGGCCTGCAGTCAAATACCAAGACCGGTGGAGATCGCTGATCCGAATGGAATGACGCTGCAGGATCTCATTCAGCATTTGTGCGATAATCCCGAGTTTCAAATGAAGAGCCCGGGTTTGACGGCGGTGCTggaaggcaaaaacaaaaccctgtACATGGGGACGGTGAAGAGCATTGAGGAAGCCACCAAGGGTAACTTGACGCTGTCGCTCAACGAGCTAGGACTGAAGGATGGGCAGGAGATAATGGTTGCCGACATTACCACACCGAACACAATCCTTATTAAGCTTAAATTTCAACCGAACGAGATAGAAATGTCGTAAATGCGGGACCAGCGAGGAACCCTTCCTTTTAAAAGATCAACATACATGGACAAGCTTAGAGCCAGCATAGGATATGTAACGTGTCAATAAAATTTGTTTATAACAATGCATACAGGTTGTTTTTAGGAGTTTCAACGAGAAATTGTTACTAATAAGTAGGTAGAAATGTAGAGTTGATGCAGCTTACGTACTTTCCCAATGTCGATAAATTACTTGAGTTGCAtatcgacacacacatacattttgTTAAGATCTCCATTTTTTATTCCCTCATCTGCATGCATTTCTCAAAATCCCGAATGAATCATACCGAGCCACAAGCATGAGCATGTGTGCGTGACCATGTGACTGACTGTTAGTTGTAGCAACGGACCGTTGCCTTGgcaacgcaaacaaaaacaaaccttttttccattgcaaaacggaaaacagCTCATTTCAGTTGGATTCAAGGTTGTGTGGCACAGGGACACTTTTTTTcctgtaaaaaaaatggactGGAAACATCTTTTATCGTTATCTCCGCACAATTTAGACGACGTGCGCAAAGATGGCGCAGCGCTAGAAATTGCAAACCTCTCCACCGACATCAAGCTGGACAGCAAAAGTAGCAAAAAGTTGTTCCGTTTGGCACAAGTGGCGTTGGCGTTCCGAAACGAACAGGTAAAGTAATCCCATCGTCCCTGGGATATTAATTTCTGCCGCAGAGTAAAACGCTTCATTTTCAGGTGAGACAGCTGAAGCAAACGCTTGTCGAAGGTAAGGACGATTACGGCAGTCAAGAGCGGttgaaggaatggaaaagAACGATCGAAAAACTGGAGCTGGAGCGCCACACCCTTCGGACGAAGCTCAAGGACGTCACGGAGGAAAACTCCAAACTGCAGGCCAAACTTGCCGAAGGACTTCATGTCGGTGGTAGCGAGGGGGAAGACTCGCCCGATGCCTTATCGGAGATCGAGCGTCAGCAGGAGCTGTACAACAACATCAGCATGAAGAACAAGCACATTAAGCGTCTGCTTCGCGATATTGATGATTTGGAGAAGCGAAACAGCTTCCAGGTGGACACGATAAATGGGCTGCAGGTTAGCTTGAACGATGCCACGCTCAACATCACCGCCCTGACGCACCAATTCGAAGAGCTACAGGCACGTGCCAAAGAGCAACAAGATTTGAATGcgaaattgaatgaaaagctCCAGCAAATGGAGGGAGAAATTTTGAACGTTTGCGACGAGAAGGAACACCTGCTGGTGGAGCTTACCCAGGCAAATAAGCTGCACGCGGATCAGGTCGCTGAATGGGAGGCTCAGTTCGACAGGCGGGAGCTGGaactgaacgagctgaagGATCGCTACGATGAGCTGCTGAGCCAATTCCCGGGCATCGATATCGAAGCGGAACGGCGCGAGTACAAGCTCATGATGGAACGGCTCGAGGAGAAGGACGAAATAATCGTTGATTTGGAGCAAAAGATTTTAACCCTTTCGAAGGAAATGCATCGCTCGACGGAAGTGATGAACCGGATCAGTGAGGAGAAGGAGCGTGCGGGTCAGGAAAGGGCACAGGAAAGCCACTGCTGTCAAGAGTATCGGGCGCAGCTGGACAAAGCTAACGAACGGTGTCGCGAAATGCAGGAGATTCTGGCCGACGTTGAGGACGATAATCGGCTGAAGTCGCGCCAAGCCGTAGAAGCGATCGAAGCGCTGCGACGGTACGAAAATGGGGAAGAAGGTTTGGCCAGTGCGCTGAAGAAGGTGAACCGGCTGCAGGAAAAGGTAAACTCGCGGGACAAACAGATTCGTCAGCTAATTGCGGAGATCAATCTGGCGAACGAGATTGCGATTGAAAATGGTGTGCTACGGTATGGAATGGCCAGACGGCAAGGGACCCTCTCATGCTCTTGGTAATATtgctaaaaatatttattttctgttGTGTTGCAGAAAACGATTAGGAATAGATGATGACGAGGTTGTCGCTACGAGCTCAATACTGGCCAAACAGAAAAAGATTGCCAAAGTGAACGAACGGTTGGCTTTAAAGCTGCGTGCGTCAGAAGAGATGCGATTGCAGCTCAAGCTGGAGAAAAATGATCTCAAGTACTGATCTCCATTGCTTTTACGATAGaagagaaaatttaattttaaataatgatCTTCCTTTCAGACGACAATTAGCGGCACTGGCTCAGACTGTaaaaaggcaagcaaaagaaaggaGTAGCGAGCAGGATGCGGATCAGCAACCAGCACCATCTCCATCATCTCCTAGTGGTCAAAGTGTGGCAGAAGTGGATGGTATCGATTCCCCCATTAGTGACGTGAATGCCGTCAAGTTTTGTGAGAAATGCTTGAAACAGTACAACCTGAGCGATAGTATGAAACACTGCCGGGCGTGCATTTTCCGCCACAGCTTTAACTACTGCGACAGGTGCGTTGGACAGCTGAAAATGAACTTCGATGACGATCGTGAGAAAGGTGCGCCACCACACGCGAATGTTAACGATTCCAGCTACCAACGAAtagtggagctggaaaaaCAATACATCACTGTGCtggaggaaaatgaaaatctaCGCGACGGAATGCACGACATTTTGGAAAAGCTCCGCGAGTACGACGCCATGTCGGATCGGCTTACGATCGATAAGGACACGCTGGAGAAGCTGCTGGCCGTGCTCAGTGTAAGACCCGCGTTCGCTTGGCATGGTGGCATGCGACTGCAGAGCGATCTGCTGGCAGCTAGGGAGCGAGAGCTGCTACTGAAGGAACGCTTGACCATCGTAGATCCGGACGCAAGTGGGCGAAAAAGCAAGAGCGTCCAGTCGACGGAAAGTGTGAACGATTCGGGCAATGTTTGCAACGAGGACGATAATTCCGAATCCATCGATCGAATTGAGCCGGAGCAGCTAGACTTTAGCGAACAGGTTCTGCTGAAAGCGGTTGAAATTGACCGCTTGACGGAACGGAACGAGCAGCTTAGAGTGGAAAACGAACGACTCCTGTCCGTGCAGGACGAATTGCAGGTAACGCAAAAGCTGTACAACGAAATGCTACACATTACCCGTGCGTCTGACAGCGAAAAGGATCGTCTGCTCGTCCAGACCGTCGATCGGCTGAAGGACATCGAGTCGGGCGTTTGCACACTGCAGCGAAAGGTAGACTTCCTTAAAGCGGACAACGATAATCTGCACAACTCGTTGCGTCAGATCAAGAGTGAGTACTTAAATTTGTTGCACGATTTACGGCTGGAGCTGGCCAAAAAGAGTGGCGAAGTGAAGCAAATGCAGCGTGTGGCTGGTGGGGAAAAGGAGGATTCATTCGACTCGACGGATTGTAGCTCGGATCAGGTTGAAAAGTTGGAAAGCGAGCTTACGCGTATGAGGCACGAGGCGACCAACCTTTACAACATATTTTTGAAGAACATCCAGGAGGTCGATAAGGATCAGCTGCTGGACGTAGATTACGGAAAAGTAAATCAACTGTCCATAGTGGACAATAGCCTGACGGTagagttcgtgaccaaggaaGAGTACAAACGGCTGAAGGATCGGCTGGCCGGTTTGGAGCGTGAGTTGAACCGTGAGCTGGTAAGAAATGGCCATCTGGAGGAATTGCTAACAGTATCCAACGAACAAATACGATCGCAACAGTCGCTCATCTCAAAGTATTCGGAGGAAGAGGTGAGCCTGCGCCATCTCGTGGTGGATCTGCAGAGCGAATCGAATGAAAAGTATTTATTAGCCCGTACAAACAAAGAGTTGGAGCTCGGTAAGTGATGGATGCTGGAGGCTAAGGTATGAATTAACTGATATTTTACATATCTTTTCAGTACGCGAGCAGGAGGAAAATTTGAAGCTGGAGTGTagcaaaatgaagcaaaaactCTTGCAGAAAATGGAGGAACTGGACAACCTCAAGCAGCGGTACGATCAACAGGAGCGGGAATTTAGGGCCCAACAAAAGGATGACAAGCTTAAAATAAGGTAAGCTCCTGGTGATGTTTTGTAGAATCTTTTTGAAATAATGTTGAATTTGTCTTCCAGATATCTGAAGAAAAGCTTACAGCTCCTGGCAAGGGATTACCACTCATACCTGCCAACGTTTGCCATCCCCGAGTTTATCAAGATGTACACGAAGGTGTTGGAGCTGCGTGGAAGTTTAGAGGAGGAGCAAAGGAAACATCAGAAGGAAAGAAGGGACGAAGAGTACGAGCGAATATTTGCCAAACTGAAGGAAAATGTTGAAGGAAACCACATACAGGATAAGATTAATGTAAGTAACGCAAGAGTCAGTAGCCTATGTAACTAAATTTTGAAAACCTGAATTAA
It contains:
- the LOC118509719 gene encoding vitellogenin-3-like, which translates into the protein MGKRSLVLIVLMASVCTRQVHSLDLGGFFKTTSDVAKVAAKTAKGVAENIPQIFSPEQLLEFSKQSIIGLPAEAIAATINQICSVALLSNATASENSVNITDMNYILMTEDNNVTIPLLESDDLWKDELFNKSYDTVILVTGWTSNVNEPNRAIDTIYNAYKARGGYNFVVIDTAEYVDTLYTWSAFNTNDLGEGLADGLKGLIQYVPLEKIHLIGHSLGAHIVGAAGRYFQYKTNKTIPRITGLDPANPCFNEGESLSGIQRGDADFVDIIHTNAKVLGKRDPIGDADFYPNGVVSVQPGCIDPSCSHKRAWELYAETVYPETEKSLLAVKCNSLLSLKTGGCIGNPIPLGFACPKTAKGNFFLKTNDKSPFAVASTSE
- the LOC118509703 gene encoding nedd8-activating enzyme E1 catalytic subunit → MEVASANNDHLSKRWNHLRKILERSGPFCHPNFTASSETLEFLLNTCKILVIGAGGLGCELLKDLALMGFRDIHVIDMDTIELSNLNRQFLFRRTDIGKSKAQCAAAFINGRVPGCVVTPHFCKIQDFDSSFYRQFHIIVCGLDSIVARRWINGMLISMLEYEEDGSVDETSVIPLIDGGTEGFKGNARVILPGMTACIDCTLDLFPPQVNYPLCTIANTPRLPEHCIEYVKIIQWPKETPFGVDIALDGDDPQHVSWVYEKAQERANSFNITGLSYRLVQGVLKNIIPAVASTNAVIAAACATEVFKIASSCCEPLNNYMVFNDVDGIYTYTYEAEKRSDCLACSQIPRPVEIADPNGMTLQDLIQHLCDNPEFQMKSPGLTAVLEGKNKTLYMGTVKSIEEATKGNLTLSLNELGLKDGQEIMVADITTPNTILIKLKFQPNEIEMS
- the LOC118509624 gene encoding centrosomal protein cep290 translates to MDWKHLLSLSPHNLDDVRKDGAALEIANLSTDIKLDSKSSKKLFRLAQVALAFRNEQVRQLKQTLVEGKDDYGSQERLKEWKRTIEKLELERHTLRTKLKDVTEENSKLQAKLAEGLHVGGSEGEDSPDALSEIERQQELYNNISMKNKHIKRLLRDIDDLEKRNSFQVDTINGLQVSLNDATLNITALTHQFEELQARAKEQQDLNAKLNEKLQQMEGEILNVCDEKEHLLVELTQANKLHADQVAEWEAQFDRRELELNELKDRYDELLSQFPGIDIEAERREYKLMMERLEEKDEIIVDLEQKILTLSKEMHRSTEVMNRISEEKERAGQERAQESHCCQEYRAQLDKANERCREMQEILADVEDDNRLKSRQAVEAIEALRRYENGEEGLASALKKVNRLQEKVNSRDKQIRQLIAEINLANEIAIENGVLRKRLGIDDDEVVATSSILAKQKKIAKVNERLALKLRASEEMRLQLKLEKNDLKRQLAALAQTVKRQAKERSSEQDADQQPAPSPSSPSGQSVAEVDGIDSPISDVNAVKFCEKCLKQYNLSDSMKHCRACIFRHSFNYCDRCVGQLKMNFDDDREKGAPPHANVNDSSYQRIVELEKQYITVLEENENLRDGMHDILEKLREYDAMSDRLTIDKDTLEKLLAVLSVRPAFAWHGGMRLQSDLLAARERELLLKERLTIVDPDASGRKSKSVQSTESVNDSGNVCNEDDNSESIDRIEPEQLDFSEQVLLKAVEIDRLTERNEQLRVENERLLSVQDELQVTQKLYNEMLHITRASDSEKDRLLVQTVDRLKDIESGVCTLQRKVDFLKADNDNLHNSLRQIKSEYLNLLHDLRLELAKKSGEVKQMQRVAGGEKEDSFDSTDCSSDQVEKLESELTRMRHEATNLYNIFLKNIQEVDKDQLLDVDYGKVNQLSIVDNSLTVEFVTKEEYKRLKDRLAGLERELNRELVRNGHLEELLTVSNEQIRSQQSLISKYSEEEVSLRHLVVDLQSESNEKYLLARTNKELELVREQEENLKLECSKMKQKLLQKMEELDNLKQRYDQQEREFRAQQKDDKLKIRYLKKSLQLLARDYHSYLPTFAIPEFIKMYTKVLELRGSLEEEQRKHQKERRDEEYERIFAKLKENVEGNHIQDKINLIKFESQSEYLTKQLILCQDQAGQLQRENQQLRMKEIDSTRHWDTLELLFGDEAQRLRKDRDKYFDKAVQVTVETSSKCINTIPIIDDSAFGEAPRRCSSGDTINDYEDRSEQNLTGTLADDDAQTAKPVQTVAQKSLESQLKQAMMLASTRSALLLEAESRLSECQGRIRLLEKSLEEKDGLIRQQTQSPSVVKQDRVEDSILSSTIGSLQNLLLEKDTTLSRYQELLKSERNEHSQVYDENMAQIRSLKKTIDDLEQKLYEKQKECDNISTQLSDLHRLKALQESAPEKPKPVEAEAAASTAGAGGGALLYTDNIIENIYEIDEKKEREIQDLTMQVKLLEGNVRELENEQKRLQLQLREANAREKRCEKTLREKDMELAAVNDRLAKESNDLREFTETIATAQEIEQLKEMLEEKDRHIQDLTETLSQFHEDQRSFMNDTSLHSAEQVSQLSADLNRSEASNRVLKTQIEALKRQIVSIQQREKQSRDLVKTLKNQLIKRPVIAMKADRMPTPREDQLARRVQLLEAELLDTKDELRKQTAINENRRAKTAAELDLWNKQKRWQQMAERLKVQLKEREVELEKVKVHFNTAKTTIARLERDRTRLNSGGAGASGSATLLDNKYQPSGSPDQYCSTDSTVSEDTSTTTAQMFTQNGKEIIDALKSRIESQQRRIIAMELDRKGSNTVAHELEKMQEKLCTMEAQNVRLEAKTLQLQLDNDMLRQSDESERLKRQIKHLEEYVIALKEEIAKATAGCPESINFENLCVRCSRRGGGSNDLAERNANLEQTVLTLKRMIEKLRAENKHLKDHRNRERTVSAESLTNPPHETIAKELYDRLKKEHEKLQQSLTEALNKLSVQQVEIELLSSVTCTRCKVRCSGETNRADPADTDEALRDKLEKKSQLLEKAKILLQRAAAKERYLKEQIDLLRRKCSDLQNVPVIDEISE